The Halomonas sp. KG2 genome contains a region encoding:
- a CDS encoding IS3 family transposase, which produces MESRLSRRSWSARRAGKSSAETAQRRPKDHQAAQSGSTAQRQGAGRNNVVAGAFKKARSLVRRGSGQRRGRLTPLKERARLIALFDEAVMGGASRYQAAAVIGISERTLKRWRSERGAIVEDQRPHAGQHRQPHQLTHEEEQAILNTCHRPEYQSLPPSQIVPLLADEGVYLASESSFYRVLKKHHQQHHRGRMKPRRSVPEPTSFTATGPNQVWSWDISYCASVVRGQHWYLYLIMDIYSRKIIAWEVHDTESGELAKQLLERALLREGCWHQPPVLHSDNGAPMTSYTLKARLTELGMLMSYSRPRVSNDNPYSEALFRTVKYCPAWPTKGFASLGAVREWMLAFERAYNEQHLHSGIQYVTPADRHRGVDQERLERRNAVYQRAKQRHPQRWSGHTRNWEVTGPVSLNPGKMHEIERNQQAA; this is translated from the coding sequence ATGGAAAGCCGCTTGTCTCGAAGGAGCTGGTCGGCAAGAAGAGCAGGCAAAAGCAGCGCAGAAACAGCGCAAAGAAGACCGAAAGACCATCAAGCAGCTCAAAGCGGAAGTACGGCGCAAAGACAAGGTGCTGGCAGAAACAACGTCGTTGCTGGTGCTTTCAAAAAAGCTCGAAGCCTTGTACGGCGAGGATCCGGACAGCGGCGAGGACGACTAACGCCTCTAAAGGAACGTGCAAGGCTCATCGCGCTATTTGACGAAGCGGTTATGGGTGGCGCGTCCCGTTATCAAGCGGCTGCCGTGATCGGCATAAGCGAACGCACACTGAAGCGGTGGCGATCTGAGCGCGGCGCTATTGTCGAGGATCAGCGTCCACATGCAGGGCAACACAGGCAGCCGCATCAGCTGACGCATGAGGAAGAGCAAGCCATTTTGAACACGTGCCATCGCCCCGAGTATCAGAGCTTGCCGCCGTCTCAAATCGTTCCTTTATTGGCCGACGAAGGCGTCTATCTGGCCTCCGAATCGTCGTTTTATCGGGTCTTGAAAAAGCATCATCAGCAGCACCATCGTGGCCGTATGAAACCACGTCGTTCAGTCCCCGAGCCGACTAGCTTTACGGCTACAGGGCCAAACCAGGTCTGGAGCTGGGACATCAGTTATTGTGCCTCCGTTGTGCGAGGTCAGCACTGGTATCTTTACCTGATCATGGATATCTACAGCCGCAAAATCATTGCTTGGGAAGTCCACGACACGGAATCGGGCGAGTTGGCTAAACAGCTTTTGGAACGTGCCTTGCTGCGAGAAGGTTGCTGGCATCAGCCGCCAGTACTGCACTCTGATAACGGAGCACCGATGACCTCCTATACGCTCAAAGCGAGGCTAACAGAGCTGGGCATGTTGATGTCTTACAGTCGGCCGAGAGTAAGCAATGATAACCCTTACTCGGAAGCGCTGTTCCGTACCGTCAAATACTGTCCAGCGTGGCCCACCAAGGGCTTCGCATCGCTGGGCGCGGTACGAGAATGGATGCTAGCGTTCGAGCGGGCTTACAACGAACAGCACCTGCACAGTGGCATCCAGTATGTCACGCCAGCGGACCGTCATCGCGGCGTAGACCAAGAGCGCCTGGAACGCCGGAACGCGGTATACCAACGTGCGAAGCAGCGACATCCGCAACGCTGGTCGGGCCACACTCGAAACTGGGAAGTCACCGGCCCAGTCTCGCTTAACCCGGGAAAAATGCACGAAATCGAGCGTAATCAACAGGCTGCTTAA
- a CDS encoding lipid A deacylase LpxR family protein — MAHEFHTAPSGLSLGDIANRTTRLTEGDSVRWGDDAEGIPALTPNPGSRHLMSGHRGWQWYLFANVEGYYMAQNLTLDGNTFRDSHSVDREEWVAEASAGLAMAWEDWQVTYAAVQRTREFDGQDEQDKFGAITLTRRF; from the coding sequence GTGGCACATGAATTCCATACCGCTCCCTCTGGACTGAGTTTAGGCGATATCGCCAACCGGACAACTAGGCTGACAGAGGGGGATAGCGTACGCTGGGGAGATGATGCCGAAGGTATTCCTGCGCTGACACCCAACCCGGGTAGCCGTCATCTAATGAGTGGCCATCGTGGGTGGCAGTGGTATCTGTTTGCAAATGTAGAAGGCTATTACATGGCGCAGAACCTAACACTGGATGGTAATACATTCAGAGATAGCCACTCTGTTGACCGTGAAGAATGGGTAGCAGAAGCCTCCGCAGGGCTTGCCATGGCCTGGGAGGACTGGCAAGTAACGTATGCCGCTGTTCAGCGTACTCGTGAGTTTGATGGGCAAGATGAGCAGGACAAATTCGGGGCGATTACGTTAACGAGACGTTTTTAG
- a CDS encoding DUF2798 domain-containing protein, whose amino-acid sequence MFDPKYAQLIFSFLMALFMSCIMSLVITLYNVGFIEGIIFVWLKAWLFAFAVALPVINLVSPIVRRLVKVLIKHPH is encoded by the coding sequence ATGTTTGATCCAAAATACGCCCAGCTGATATTTTCTTTCTTAATGGCACTGTTTATGTCGTGCATTATGTCGCTGGTGATTACGCTCTACAATGTCGGCTTCATCGAGGGCATTATCTTTGTTTGGTTGAAGGCATGGCTATTTGCTTTTGCGGTTGCTCTACCGGTAATTAACCTAGTATCTCCTATTGTACGGCGATTGGTTAAAGTGCTTATTAAGCATCCACACTGA
- the yghU gene encoding glutathione-dependent disulfide-bond oxidoreductase, with protein sequence MSDNTTYTPPRVWKWEPGNGGKFANINRPVAGATHEKVLPVGKHPLQLYSLATPNGVKVTVMLEELLEQGIKQAEYDAHLIQIGEGDQFGSGFVEVNPNSKIPALMDHSTTPPQRVFESGAILLYLAEKFAAFLPNDPAKRTECLSWLFWQMGSAPMLGGGFGHFYAYAPEKYQYPIDRYTMEVKRQLDVLDRHLADNRFMAGDEYTIADMAIHPWYGALVKNRVYEAAEFLEAHTYQNVLRWTDEIDARPAVQRGRMVNRTWGEPGEQLHERHDASDFDHKTEDKR encoded by the coding sequence ATGAGCGACAACACGACCTATACGCCACCGCGGGTTTGGAAATGGGAACCTGGTAACGGTGGAAAATTCGCTAACATCAATCGCCCCGTTGCTGGTGCGACCCACGAGAAAGTATTACCCGTGGGTAAGCATCCGCTACAGCTTTACTCTCTGGCAACCCCCAACGGCGTGAAAGTCACCGTAATGCTTGAAGAGCTGCTGGAACAGGGTATTAAACAAGCGGAATACGATGCTCACCTGATACAAATTGGCGAAGGTGATCAGTTTGGCAGCGGCTTTGTTGAGGTAAACCCCAACTCTAAGATTCCAGCGCTAATGGATCACAGCACCACTCCGCCCCAGCGGGTCTTTGAGTCAGGTGCGATTCTGCTTTATTTAGCTGAGAAATTTGCTGCGTTCTTACCCAACGACCCAGCGAAGCGGACCGAGTGCCTATCCTGGTTATTTTGGCAAATGGGCAGCGCGCCCATGCTGGGTGGCGGCTTTGGTCACTTTTATGCTTACGCACCAGAAAAATACCAGTACCCGATTGATCGCTATACCATGGAAGTGAAACGTCAGTTGGATGTATTGGATCGTCACTTAGCAGATAACCGTTTTATGGCGGGTGATGAGTACACCATCGCAGATATGGCGATTCACCCATGGTACGGCGCACTGGTAAAAAACCGCGTGTATGAAGCCGCTGAGTTTTTAGAAGCTCATACCTATCAGAACGTCTTACGCTGGACCGATGAGATTGACGCACGCCCAGCCGTTCAACGTGGCCGAATGGTTAACCGCACCTGGGGAGAGCCTGGCGAACAGCTCCACGAGCGTCACGATGCCAGTGATTTTGATCACAAGACCGAAGATAAACGTTAA
- a CDS encoding aspartate/glutamate racemase family protein, with the protein MRTIGVLGGMSWESTQSYYQALNQGINQALGGFHSAQIVMVSVDFAEIETLQQQGDWQTAGQLLASAAKRIEEAGAECLLLATNTMHNVAPAIEAAIQIPFLHIADATGEKCQSDGVTRVGLIGTRFTMEQDFYKARLKERFGIDVVIPNEQERAEVHQVIFDELCHGHIHASSRERYLDIMTSLHQQGAEAIILGCTEIALLIEQKHTQIPLYDTTALHASKAVAWALDN; encoded by the coding sequence ATGCGGACTATTGGCGTATTAGGCGGTATGAGCTGGGAGTCGACACAAAGCTATTATCAGGCGCTAAACCAAGGGATTAATCAGGCTCTTGGCGGTTTTCACTCAGCGCAGATTGTGATGGTAAGTGTTGATTTTGCTGAAATAGAAACCCTGCAACAACAGGGCGATTGGCAAACTGCTGGCCAGTTACTCGCAAGCGCTGCCAAACGTATTGAAGAGGCTGGGGCAGAATGTTTACTGCTGGCCACCAATACCATGCACAACGTCGCGCCTGCGATTGAAGCCGCTATTCAGATTCCCTTTTTGCACATCGCCGATGCTACCGGGGAAAAATGTCAGAGTGATGGCGTGACTCGGGTTGGGTTGATAGGCACCCGTTTCACGATGGAGCAGGACTTTTACAAGGCGCGCTTAAAAGAGCGCTTTGGGATTGATGTCGTCATTCCGAATGAACAAGAACGTGCTGAGGTGCACCAGGTCATTTTCGACGAGCTATGCCATGGCCATATCCACGCCTCATCGCGTGAGCGTTATCTGGATATTATGACGTCGCTACACCAGCAGGGCGCCGAGGCGATCATTCTAGGTTGTACCGAGATAGCGCTGTTGATTGAGCAGAAACACACCCAGATACCGCTTTATGACACCACCGCTCTGCACGCAAGCAAAGCGGTGGCCTGGGCGCTAGATAATTAA
- a CDS encoding organic hydroperoxide resistance protein: MSIETVAYRAHAHATGGREGHAKSSDGALNVQLSTPKELGGAGGEGTNPEQLFAAGYSACFLGALKHVASQEKVKLSDDTQIDGSVGIGAIPTGFGIEVELKISLPGLEKDVAQALVDKAHIVCPYSNATRGNIDVTLTLV; the protein is encoded by the coding sequence ATGTCTATTGAAACTGTTGCTTACCGCGCACATGCTCACGCCACTGGCGGCCGCGAGGGTCATGCTAAGTCCTCTGACGGCGCGCTGAATGTTCAGCTCAGCACACCGAAAGAGCTAGGTGGCGCCGGCGGTGAAGGCACCAACCCCGAACAGCTGTTTGCTGCAGGCTACTCTGCTTGCTTTTTAGGTGCTCTTAAGCACGTCGCCAGCCAGGAAAAAGTTAAACTGTCCGACGATACCCAGATCGATGGCAGTGTGGGTATTGGCGCTATTCCTACCGGCTTCGGCATTGAAGTTGAGCTGAAAATTAGCTTACCTGGTTTGGAAAAAGACGTTGCCCAAGCACTGGTCGACAAAGCCCATATTGTGTGCCCCTACTCCAATGCTACCCGCGGAAATATCGATGTCACTCTGACGCTGGTTTAA
- a CDS encoding MarR family transcriptional regulator has protein sequence MPALDPCSELELDHQLCFALYSTSLMMTKVYKPLLKELGLTYPQYLAMLVLWQEDGLTVGTLSKRLLTDPGSLTPLLKRLESDQLLIRQRSLQDERVVELFLTDKGRSLREQARHIPSCVVNASETSVEALNQLKEDLVQLRENLLKVK, from the coding sequence ATGCCAGCGCTAGACCCTTGTAGCGAATTAGAGCTAGATCACCAGCTCTGCTTTGCGCTGTATTCAACATCGCTGATGATGACCAAAGTTTATAAACCTCTGCTCAAAGAGCTGGGGCTCACTTACCCGCAATACCTCGCCATGCTGGTACTGTGGCAAGAAGATGGCCTAACAGTAGGCACCCTAAGCAAACGCTTGCTGACAGATCCAGGCTCGTTAACGCCGCTACTAAAGCGACTTGAAAGTGATCAGCTGCTTATCCGGCAGCGTAGCCTGCAAGATGAACGTGTCGTCGAGTTATTCCTGACCGATAAAGGCCGCTCGCTTCGTGAACAGGCGCGCCACATTCCCAGCTGTGTGGTCAACGCCAGCGAAACATCGGTTGAAGCACTCAACCAACTGAAAGAGGATTTAGTCCAACTGCGCGAAAACTTACTGAAGGTCAAGTAA
- a CDS encoding TRAP transporter substrate-binding protein, whose product MTTIWRSTLTLVGATTLTFGMAHAQGPELSDPPAIEGDVVADHGSHTLRMGIGLSETSPQFLSSQYFGEILEQRTDGRITVNVFPNSQLGDDVQMMEMLQTGTLDMTYPSSSATTGYVEALSAFDLPFLLPSREAAVAVMQSDVAQGMLDAFEGTGLKALTFSENGYRQLSNSARPVESPEDVAGLEVRGLSVRTMQNPVHLAIWEALGANPTPMAFGELFSALEQGVVDGQENPWSTILTSNFNEVQDYGTETRHVYTPFIMMLSERTWNRMAPEYQALVQEAARQSAEYEIQLSAEYDDWSREQLAARGMQITRLNDEQLAAFQDAVQPVYEEWAPRIGEDLIAEIQQIVEDSSH is encoded by the coding sequence ATGACAACGATTTGGCGCAGCACGCTTACTCTGGTCGGCGCGACCACTCTGACTTTTGGCATGGCACATGCTCAAGGCCCTGAACTTTCTGATCCGCCTGCGATTGAAGGCGACGTAGTGGCTGACCACGGAAGCCACACCCTGCGTATGGGCATTGGCCTGTCCGAAACATCGCCGCAGTTTCTCTCTAGCCAGTACTTCGGTGAAATTCTTGAGCAGCGTACCGATGGTCGTATTACGGTCAATGTCTTCCCCAACAGCCAACTGGGCGACGATGTCCAAATGATGGAAATGCTGCAAACCGGCACCTTGGATATGACCTATCCTTCAAGCTCGGCGACGACTGGGTACGTGGAGGCACTGTCAGCATTTGATTTGCCATTCCTACTACCGAGCCGAGAAGCCGCAGTGGCTGTTATGCAGAGTGACGTGGCTCAGGGAATGCTGGATGCGTTCGAGGGTACCGGTTTAAAAGCGCTGACGTTCTCTGAAAACGGCTATCGTCAGCTGTCTAACAGCGCACGCCCTGTCGAATCGCCAGAAGATGTGGCTGGCCTGGAAGTCCGCGGCCTGAGCGTACGCACCATGCAAAACCCGGTTCACCTGGCAATTTGGGAAGCGTTAGGTGCCAACCCAACACCAATGGCCTTCGGCGAGCTATTTTCGGCGCTTGAGCAAGGCGTTGTGGACGGTCAGGAAAACCCGTGGAGCACCATCCTTACCTCTAACTTCAATGAAGTGCAGGATTACGGCACCGAGACACGCCACGTTTATACGCCATTTATCATGATGCTTTCCGAGCGTACCTGGAACCGCATGGCACCTGAGTATCAAGCGCTGGTGCAGGAAGCCGCCCGACAGTCGGCTGAGTACGAAATCCAACTTTCTGCCGAGTATGACGACTGGTCGCGTGAACAGTTAGCAGCACGCGGTATGCAAATTACCCGCTTAAATGATGAGCAGTTAGCCGCTTTCCAAGACGCCGTGCAGCCTGTTTATGAAGAGTGGGCGCCGCGTATCGGTGAAGATCTGATTGCTGAAATCCAACAAATCGTGGAAGACAGCAGCCACTAA
- a CDS encoding TRAP transporter small permease has product MTTSSTPPNAVTSTAPTLEDPSVYLNDPNRKLLEIDTETRQGPVLFRWLTLAMEYLIGAILAALIVAVSSNVVGRSVFNHSLPWVDELARMLFIWLVFIGAAAAFARYEHIAVDALVRRLPLRVAHMLYCLQHLIITGLMLVMIWGGYQVLTRSSGRSAIMGVPLSLVSLSLVLCVIFIAAVSLWRMWVSVGVIRQPHRQSADLPGER; this is encoded by the coding sequence ATGACTACCTCCTCTACTCCCCCAAACGCGGTGACCTCTACAGCACCAACGTTGGAAGATCCGTCGGTTTATTTGAACGACCCTAATCGCAAGCTGCTTGAGATTGATACTGAGACGCGTCAGGGTCCTGTGTTGTTCCGCTGGTTAACACTCGCTATGGAGTATTTGATTGGCGCTATTTTGGCGGCGCTGATAGTCGCGGTTTCCAGCAATGTCGTTGGCCGCTCTGTGTTCAATCATTCACTGCCCTGGGTCGATGAGCTGGCGCGCATGCTGTTTATTTGGCTGGTCTTTATCGGCGCAGCGGCGGCGTTTGCACGCTATGAACATATTGCTGTCGATGCGCTGGTGAGGCGTTTGCCATTGCGTGTTGCGCACATGCTCTATTGCTTACAACACCTGATTATTACTGGGCTGATGCTAGTAATGATTTGGGGTGGTTATCAAGTGCTCACGCGCTCAAGCGGACGCTCCGCCATCATGGGCGTACCGCTAAGCTTGGTCAGCCTATCGTTGGTGTTGTGCGTCATTTTTATCGCGGCGGTATCGCTCTGGCGTATGTGGGTCAGCGTGGGGGTTATCCGTCAACCACATCGCCAATCGGCTGACTTACCAGGGGAGCGTTAA
- a CDS encoding TRAP transporter large permease: MLWIFLAILLASIVIGLPIAFGLGVAALVMAVLSDIPLSIMIEQSIRGVNSFPLLAIPFFILVGEVMSNGGIARRLMELAGALVGFMRGGLGQVAITGSMFFGGISGSAVADTAATGAMMIPSMKQQGYTAANATAINTVSSVIGIIIPPSIPLILYGIVTETSISRLFIAGIVPGLLIGAALMVTTFILASKQGGGVRQFRWDRLWKAFKDAWLALVLPVIVIGGIIGGVFTATEAAVAALLYSLAISLVVYREFKLSELGGMLIRTARLTGMVMMLLAFATVIAWFLTINMVPQTLVRQVQAITQEPFLLLLIVAGLLLLVGFVMDLTPAMVIMAPMLAPIVTSVGVDAAYFGVLMAFILGIGLLTPPVGTCLYVGCGVGKVSMESLVKAMLPYYAALIVVLVVLIAFPGIVTWLPDLTAVRGN, encoded by the coding sequence ATGCTGTGGATTTTTCTAGCCATATTATTGGCATCTATTGTGATTGGCTTGCCGATTGCGTTTGGCCTAGGGGTAGCAGCCTTAGTCATGGCGGTACTGTCTGATATCCCGCTATCGATTATGATTGAGCAGTCAATTCGTGGCGTAAATAGCTTCCCGCTGCTGGCGATCCCCTTCTTTATTCTCGTCGGCGAAGTGATGAGCAATGGTGGTATTGCACGACGCTTGATGGAGCTTGCTGGCGCGTTAGTTGGCTTTATGCGCGGCGGACTTGGCCAGGTAGCGATTACCGGTTCGATGTTTTTTGGCGGGATTAGCGGCTCGGCGGTTGCGGATACCGCAGCGACTGGCGCAATGATGATACCATCGATGAAACAGCAAGGTTACACCGCCGCAAATGCCACGGCGATTAACACTGTGTCGTCGGTGATCGGCATTATTATTCCACCGTCTATACCGCTTATTTTATATGGCATTGTTACCGAGACGTCGATCAGTCGTCTGTTTATCGCGGGGATCGTGCCTGGCCTATTAATTGGCGCCGCGCTAATGGTGACCACCTTTATTCTCGCGAGCAAGCAGGGTGGCGGCGTTCGCCAATTCCGCTGGGATCGGTTGTGGAAAGCGTTTAAGGATGCTTGGTTAGCGCTGGTGCTCCCTGTGATCGTGATTGGCGGCATTATTGGCGGCGTGTTTACCGCCACAGAAGCCGCCGTTGCTGCGCTGCTCTATTCGCTGGCCATTTCTCTGGTGGTATACCGTGAATTTAAGCTCAGCGAGTTGGGCGGTATGTTAATTCGCACCGCAAGGCTCACTGGCATGGTAATGATGTTGTTGGCCTTTGCCACCGTTATTGCGTGGTTTTTAACCATTAACATGGTTCCACAAACCTTAGTGCGCCAAGTACAGGCGATTACCCAGGAGCCGTTTTTGCTGCTGCTGATTGTGGCGGGGCTACTGCTGTTGGTGGGGTTTGTAATGGACCTAACGCCAGCCATGGTGATTATGGCGCCAATGCTTGCACCGATCGTGACATCGGTGGGTGTTGATGCCGCTTACTTTGGCGTTCTAATGGCCTTTATTTTAGGCATTGGATTGTTAACACCGCCGGTTGGTACCTGTCTGTACGTTGGGTGTGGTGTCGGCAAGGTGTCTATGGAGTCCCTGGTAAAAGCCATGCTGCCTTACTACGCCGCCTTGATCGTTGTTCTGGTGGTGCTGATTGCGTTCCCTGGCATCGTTACTTGGCTGCCTGACCTCACCGCCGTGCGCGGCAATTGA
- a CDS encoding gluconokinase, whose amino-acid sequence MNKPSHRILVMGVSGSGKSHIGQQLAAELGATFIDGDDHHSPANVAKMASGTPLNDSDRRDWLATLADLFAAHKARNTSVVIACSGLKKRYRDRLREADPALHVLYLEGSQALLRERLATRAGHFFKGDNMLASQLADLEPPSSDEAVTVSIALSPGEIVERFTAALSPTLRVH is encoded by the coding sequence GTGAATAAGCCATCACATCGTATTCTTGTCATGGGCGTTTCTGGATCAGGGAAGTCGCATATCGGACAACAGTTAGCAGCAGAGCTGGGCGCAACGTTTATTGACGGTGACGACCATCATTCACCGGCTAATGTGGCGAAAATGGCCAGCGGCACGCCACTCAATGACAGCGATCGTCGTGACTGGCTGGCAACACTTGCTGACTTGTTCGCGGCCCATAAAGCGCGTAATACGTCCGTGGTCATCGCCTGTTCCGGCCTTAAAAAACGCTATCGGGATCGTCTGCGTGAAGCTGACCCTGCGCTGCATGTTTTATATCTAGAAGGAAGCCAAGCGCTTCTGCGTGAACGGTTAGCAACCAGGGCAGGGCACTTCTTTAAAGGTGATAACATGCTGGCAAGCCAGCTCGCCGATTTAGAGCCGCCAAGCAGTGATGAAGCGGTGACCGTCTCCATTGCGCTATCGCCTGGCGAGATTGTTGAGCGCTTTACGGCGGCGCTATCGCCTACGCTACGCGTTCATTAG
- the gntR gene encoding gluconate operon transcriptional repressor GntR, producing the protein MKKKRPTLQDIADRVDATKMTVSRCLRDPETVSEGLRERIFSVAEQIGYIPNRAPDLLSRATSHSIGVLVPSLTNQVFADVIVGIEAYTEPAGYHLMLSHYGYSPELEERSLASLLSYNVDGVILSDRDHTPRSLRMLETAGIPIVEIMDTRRPPLQQAVGYDNVQAAYDMVSEMIRRGRRQVIYLAVRLDERTRQREQGYRQAMEEQGLTPITLQSSQRSSYSVGAALMQEIQRDHPSADGVFCTNDDVAVGAYFECLRHGINVPEQMAIAGFHGHDVGQAMSPRLASVITPRQAIGEAAAKTLLSRIRGEAPEHQIMDLGYRIEAGKTL; encoded by the coding sequence TTGAAGAAAAAACGCCCGACATTACAAGATATTGCTGATCGCGTTGACGCGACAAAAATGACCGTCAGTCGCTGCTTGCGTGATCCTGAAACGGTATCGGAAGGACTTCGCGAACGTATTTTCAGCGTTGCTGAACAGATTGGCTATATTCCCAATCGGGCACCAGACCTGCTTTCTCGGGCTACCAGCCACTCTATCGGTGTGCTGGTACCATCGCTGACTAACCAGGTATTTGCTGATGTCATTGTCGGTATCGAAGCGTACACCGAGCCTGCCGGTTATCACTTGATGCTCTCTCACTACGGTTACAGCCCTGAGCTTGAAGAGCGCAGTTTGGCCTCGCTACTCTCTTATAATGTGGATGGCGTCATCTTGTCTGACCGCGATCACACGCCGCGTAGCCTGCGGATGTTGGAGACAGCCGGTATTCCTATTGTGGAAATTATGGATACCCGTCGCCCACCACTGCAGCAGGCGGTGGGTTACGATAACGTGCAGGCCGCTTACGATATGGTCAGTGAGATGATTCGCCGTGGCAGGCGTCAGGTGATTTATCTGGCTGTGCGTCTGGATGAGCGGACACGCCAGCGTGAGCAAGGCTATCGCCAAGCGATGGAAGAGCAAGGGTTAACGCCGATAACGCTGCAGAGCAGTCAGCGCTCTTCCTACAGCGTCGGGGCGGCGCTTATGCAGGAAATTCAACGAGATCACCCTAGTGCCGATGGTGTTTTCTGCACCAATGACGATGTTGCGGTGGGGGCTTACTTTGAGTGTTTGCGCCATGGCATTAATGTCCCCGAACAGATGGCGATTGCTGGGTTTCATGGCCACGATGTCGGCCAGGCGATGAGCCCGCGCCTTGCTAGTGTTATCACCCCCCGGCAAGCCATTGGGGAAGCCGCTGCGAAAACGCTATTGTCGCGCATTCGTGGCGAAGCTCCTGAGCACCAAATCATGGATTTGGGGTATCGAATTGAGGCGGGTAAAACACTTTAG
- a CDS encoding MOSC N-terminal beta barrel domain-containing protein, which translates to MNITQLIVYPVKSLKGINVTQSELHGHGLAWDRRWMLVDAQQRFVTQRQLPQLATIAVELTDQALVLSHPNVDPIAIPLEDPQGNLRLVKVWNDHCKAVPENEDVSHWLVAALGEQAQGISLVRFATEFTRSVEEDFLAGGEAHTYFSDGYPFLITTTGSLDALNQALVANGQSSVPMNRFRPNIVVECENAWAEDQWAALAGQSGYELTLRKPCQRCKITTVDQQTGTVPAQAEPLKTLLALNTQPHLKGAHFGQNATLTAGQGSTIRVGDEVVPTRRET; encoded by the coding sequence GTGAATATTACCCAACTCATTGTCTACCCGGTTAAATCCTTAAAGGGAATTAACGTTACTCAAAGTGAACTCCATGGCCATGGGTTAGCCTGGGATCGCCGCTGGATGCTGGTAGATGCCCAGCAGCGTTTTGTTACTCAGCGCCAGCTACCACAGCTTGCCACCATCGCGGTCGAATTAACCGATCAGGCATTAGTACTATCTCACCCGAATGTAGACCCGATCGCGATTCCCCTTGAAGACCCCCAAGGTAATTTGCGCCTGGTAAAAGTGTGGAACGACCACTGCAAAGCAGTGCCAGAAAACGAGGATGTATCGCACTGGCTTGTGGCGGCATTGGGCGAGCAAGCACAAGGCATCAGCTTAGTGCGCTTTGCTACTGAGTTTACGCGTTCTGTTGAAGAAGACTTTCTGGCGGGAGGCGAGGCCCATACCTATTTTTCTGATGGCTACCCTTTCCTGATAACCACCACCGGCTCTCTGGATGCCTTGAATCAAGCGCTTGTTGCCAATGGGCAATCCTCTGTGCCGATGAACCGTTTTCGGCCGAATATAGTAGTCGAGTGTGAAAACGCCTGGGCGGAAGACCAGTGGGCAGCACTCGCGGGCCAGAGTGGCTATGAGCTGACGCTTCGCAAACCCTGTCAGCGCTGCAAAATTACCACTGTGGACCAGCAAACCGGCACCGTACCTGCTCAGGCAGAACCACTGAAAACGCTGCTTGCTCTGAACACCCAGCCTCACCTTAAAGGCGCGCATTTTGGCCAAAACGCCACGCTAACTGCCGGGCAAGGCAGCACTATTCGTGTGGGGGATGAGGTGGTGCCAACGCGCCGCGAGACCTAA